In Deinococcus sedimenti, a single genomic region encodes these proteins:
- a CDS encoding permease prefix domain 1-containing protein — MTTAAHTTHRALTAYLTRATWGLPETRRQELWDELEEHILTRADHLILSGLTPTQATAQAIHELGPPARVTLGMAKVYTMPKLILTAATFALGISAGLYALAGGSTTSTTLTVVRQAPVKPSCVRGTKPSGDDITIISETGGVTCYTFNDNEVNKGVFLKGTDVTRALDAQGVTLSRDGRSLALADHSVNARFTRDGAAFFDASSIVDLLTQARSVRFSGYTSPRVQVGDATLLLNAGTEDIGAAFYNSSNSVFLSTLVGQPVRGSYFVGAKTSPEHLISTGLKTGEAVMLVTSRGGTNFMVDTGKVDAQGRLSVHSPDRQLRFVSSLDQLGPYLSGGRRNALLVRITNLPLNNLKSGIFVPDQATSDGR, encoded by the coding sequence GTGACCACCGCGGCCCACACCACCCACCGCGCCCTGACCGCATACCTGACCCGCGCCACCTGGGGCCTGCCCGAAACGCGCCGCCAGGAACTCTGGGACGAACTCGAAGAGCACATCCTGACGCGCGCCGACCACCTGATCCTCAGCGGCCTCACCCCCACTCAGGCCACCGCCCAGGCCATCCACGAACTCGGACCACCCGCCCGCGTCACCCTGGGCATGGCAAAGGTGTACACCATGCCGAAACTCATCCTGACCGCCGCAACCTTCGCCCTCGGCATCAGCGCCGGACTCTACGCCCTCGCGGGCGGCAGCACGACCAGCACGACCCTCACCGTCGTCCGGCAGGCACCCGTCAAGCCGAGCTGCGTGCGCGGCACGAAGCCCTCCGGAGACGACATCACCATCATCAGCGAGACAGGCGGCGTCACCTGTTACACCTTCAATGACAACGAGGTGAACAAAGGCGTTTTCCTGAAAGGCACCGACGTCACCCGAGCCCTGGATGCCCAGGGGGTCACGCTCAGCCGGGACGGCCGGTCACTGGCTTTGGCAGACCATTCAGTCAACGCGCGATTTACCCGTGACGGCGCAGCGTTCTTCGACGCCAGCAGTATCGTCGACCTGCTGACTCAGGCCCGTTCCGTACGGTTCAGCGGGTACACCTCTCCCCGCGTGCAGGTGGGCGACGCCACTCTCCTGCTAAACGCGGGTACGGAGGACATCGGCGCGGCGTTCTACAACTCTAGCAACAGCGTGTTCCTGTCGACGCTGGTCGGCCAGCCCGTCCGGGGAAGCTACTTTGTCGGGGCAAAGACCAGCCCCGAGCACCTGATCTCAACGGGACTCAAGACGGGCGAGGCCGTCATGCTCGTCACCAGTCGCGGCGGTACGAACTTCATGGTGGACACGGGCAAGGTAGACGCCCAGGGTCGGCTGAGCGTCCACAGTCCGGACCGGCAACTGCGGTTCGTCTCCAGCCTCGATCAGCTCGGGCCGTACCTGTCCGGGGGCCGCCGCAACGCCCTGCTCGTGCGGATCACGAACCTGCCTCTGAACAACCTGAAGTCCGGCATCTTCGTGCCCGATCAAGCGACGTCCGACGGCCGCTGA